The Aurantiacibacter arachoides genome window below encodes:
- a CDS encoding S1/P1 nuclease encodes MLKPILSVATLAIAFTAMPAQAWGPHGHRITATIAQDNVSGRTRAEIAEILGAETLAEASTFPDEERSNPDPFWQETASPFHYVTLPDGTRVIDMAHPPEGDALTALERFTAVLRDANAPAEERQLALRFVVHIVSDLHMPLHAGRPGDRGGNDVRVDWFGQQTNLHWVWDEGMIQRQQLSFSEYAERLEGRMTPGKVIAWWDADPATWIGESVALRERIYPATGPEAGLGTLEAPVRLGYDYNWQWSPDVEHRLMQSGIRLAAYLDKVFAES; translated from the coding sequence ATGCTGAAACCCATCCTTTCCGTCGCAACGCTCGCCATCGCATTTACCGCCATGCCCGCGCAGGCGTGGGGGCCGCACGGGCACCGCATTACCGCCACCATCGCACAGGACAACGTCTCGGGGCGCACCCGTGCGGAAATCGCAGAGATACTGGGCGCAGAGACGCTGGCCGAGGCGAGCACCTTTCCGGACGAGGAACGGTCGAACCCCGATCCCTTCTGGCAGGAAACCGCGTCCCCGTTCCATTACGTTACCCTGCCCGACGGCACCCGCGTCATCGACATGGCGCACCCGCCCGAAGGCGACGCCCTGACTGCGCTGGAGCGTTTCACCGCCGTTCTGCGTGATGCGAATGCACCGGCGGAGGAGCGGCAACTGGCGCTGCGCTTCGTCGTGCACATCGTGTCCGACCTGCATATGCCGCTCCACGCCGGACGACCCGGCGATCGCGGCGGAAACGACGTGCGGGTCGACTGGTTCGGGCAGCAGACCAACCTGCACTGGGTGTGGGACGAGGGCATGATCCAGCGACAGCAGCTCAGCTTCAGCGAATATGCCGAGCGGCTGGAAGGGCGCATGACGCCAGGCAAGGTGATTGCCTGGTGGGATGCCGATCCCGCCACGTGGATCGGCGAAAGCGTTGCGCTGCGCGAACGTATCTATCCTGCGACCGGACCCGAAGCTGGCCTGGGCACGTTGGAGGCTCCCGTCCGGCTGGGTTACGATTACAACTGGCAATGGTCACCCGATGTCGAACATCGCCTGATGCAGTCGGGCATCCGGCTGGCCGCCTATCTCGACAAGGTTTTTGCCGAGAGCTGA
- a CDS encoding phage tail protein: protein MKFLGYLSTTAAVTAIALASTSPARAQAEPTIGQLVLVPYNFCPRGFARADGQLIPIAQNTALFSLYGTMYGGNGQTTFALPDLRGRTAINQGQGPGLSVYQQGQSSGVETVTLTQATIPSHNHTGSVRAFEAEGTSGQAVRNYFAQGAAGRATYVQVDAPPQNNMGPGSLRLADAGGNQAHENRSPYTTLNWCVAVNGIFPSRN, encoded by the coding sequence ATGAAATTTCTCGGCTATCTTTCAACCACGGCGGCCGTGACGGCCATTGCCCTTGCGTCGACCTCACCGGCCCGCGCCCAGGCCGAGCCTACGATTGGGCAGTTGGTGCTTGTGCCGTACAACTTTTGCCCGCGCGGTTTCGCACGGGCGGACGGTCAACTGATACCCATTGCGCAAAACACTGCGTTGTTTTCGCTTTACGGCACGATGTATGGCGGCAATGGGCAAACCACGTTCGCTCTTCCTGATCTGAGGGGCCGTACGGCAATCAATCAGGGCCAGGGCCCGGGTCTTTCCGTCTACCAGCAGGGACAGTCCAGCGGTGTCGAGACGGTTACCCTCACACAAGCGACAATACCGTCGCATAACCACACAGGGTCAGTGCGCGCGTTCGAGGCCGAGGGCACGTCCGGTCAGGCGGTTCGCAATTACTTTGCGCAAGGGGCAGCCGGCCGGGCTACTTACGTTCAGGTCGACGCGCCGCCCCAAAACAACATGGGCCCTGGCTCGCTCCGTCTGGCCGACGCCGGTGGAAACCAAGCGCACGAGAACCGATCACCCTATACCACTCTGAACTGGTGCGTGGCAGTGAACGGGATCTTTCCGTCTCGAAACTAG
- a CDS encoding AMP nucleosidase translates to MTTTASDIDAILDQLEQTYDRSRQNLVAALRRFADDRTPPGVDTRSGRAFAYPSLTLHYSDESAANHPARAYARLNQQGTYSISIADPALFRSYLKEQLTHLVDDYMVNIEVGQSSAEIPYQYVLDGSGVDLRGLSSAELVRHFPSTDLANIGDEVADGTWTHSFGSKRPLALFDAPRTDYSLARLRHYTGTPAGHFQRYVLFTNYIRYVEEFIDFALDALGDKDSGFARFSAPGIVLERGDREQSRAQVAAGTWRKHQMPAYHLMGENGGGITLVNIGVGPSNAKTICDHIAVLRPEVWLMIGHCGGLRPSQTIGDYVLAHAYLRDDNVLDSAIPPEIPIPAIAEVQTAMYQAARQVTGEPDDVLKRRLRTGTVVTTDDRNWELHYTRSALRFNQSRAVAIDMESATVAAQGYRFRVPYGTLLCVSDKPLHGEIKLPGQANAFYEKSVSQHLRIGIETLGLLSKQGDSLHSRKLRSFDEPPLR, encoded by the coding sequence ATGACCACGACCGCTTCCGATATCGATGCCATCCTCGACCAGCTCGAGCAGACCTATGACCGTTCACGCCAGAACCTTGTTGCTGCGCTGCGGCGCTTTGCCGACGACCGCACGCCGCCGGGCGTCGATACCCGATCCGGCCGCGCGTTCGCCTATCCTTCGCTGACGCTGCACTATTCCGACGAAAGCGCGGCGAACCATCCGGCGCGTGCCTACGCGCGGCTGAACCAGCAGGGCACCTACAGCATCTCCATCGCCGATCCGGCCCTGTTCCGCAGTTACCTGAAGGAACAGCTGACCCACCTGGTGGACGATTACATGGTCAATATCGAGGTCGGGCAATCCTCGGCGGAAATACCTTACCAGTATGTGCTCGATGGATCGGGCGTGGACCTGCGGGGGCTTTCCAGCGCCGAACTGGTGCGGCATTTTCCCTCGACCGATCTCGCCAACATCGGGGACGAGGTGGCCGACGGCACCTGGACGCACAGCTTTGGCAGCAAGCGCCCGCTCGCCCTGTTCGATGCGCCGCGCACCGATTACAGCCTTGCCCGCCTGCGCCATTACACGGGCACGCCGGCGGGCCACTTCCAGCGCTACGTGCTGTTCACCAACTATATCCGCTACGTCGAGGAGTTCATCGACTTTGCGCTGGACGCACTGGGCGACAAGGACAGCGGGTTTGCCCGGTTCTCCGCGCCCGGCATCGTGCTGGAACGCGGCGACCGTGAACAATCACGCGCGCAGGTCGCCGCCGGGACCTGGCGCAAGCACCAGATGCCCGCCTATCACCTGATGGGCGAGAACGGCGGCGGAATCACGCTGGTCAACATCGGCGTCGGCCCCTCCAACGCAAAGACCATCTGCGACCACATCGCCGTGCTGCGCCCAGAGGTGTGGCTGATGATCGGCCACTGCGGCGGGCTGCGGCCCAGCCAGACGATCGGCGACTACGTGCTGGCCCACGCCTACCTGCGCGACGACAACGTGCTCGACAGTGCGATCCCGCCGGAAATTCCCATTCCGGCGATCGCGGAAGTGCAGACCGCGATGTACCAGGCGGCTCGCCAAGTGACCGGAGAACCGGACGACGTGCTGAAACGTCGGCTGCGGACTGGCACCGTCGTCACCACGGACGATCGCAACTGGGAACTGCATTACACCCGCTCCGCCCTGCGTTTCAACCAGAGCCGGGCGGTGGCTATCGACATGGAATCGGCGACGGTCGCGGCGCAGGGGTATCGCTTCCGCGTGCCCTACGGCACCCTGCTGTGCGTATCGGACAAGCCGCTGCACGGCGAGATCAAGTTGCCGGGCCAGGCCAACGCCTTCTACGAAAAATCGGTCAGCCAGCACCTGCGCATCGGGATCGAGACGCTGGGCCTGCTGAGCAAGCAGGGCGACAGCCTGCACAGCCGCAAGCTGCGCAGTTTCGACGAGCCGCCGCTGCGCTGA
- a CDS encoding phage tail protein: MRASSAFTAALLACVASAGLSVPAKAQDPFIGQLSLFGSNFCPRGYASASGQILAISQNTALFSLFGTTYGGNGTTTFALPDLRGRRAVGQGQGPGLPFYSLGQIAGTETHTLTVPELGAHSHAGTVRAFPTYGDAPRPVRNYIARSADGSNNYTSSTTPPSTLMGADALRVANTGGSQPHENRPPYLAMNWCVALEGIFPSRN; the protein is encoded by the coding sequence ATGAGGGCTTCTTCCGCATTCACCGCAGCGCTGTTGGCGTGTGTCGCCAGCGCCGGACTGTCTGTCCCGGCCAAGGCGCAAGATCCCTTCATCGGGCAATTGAGCCTGTTTGGTTCCAATTTCTGTCCGCGCGGTTACGCCTCTGCCAGCGGCCAGATCCTGGCCATCAGCCAGAATACGGCGCTTTTCTCGCTTTTCGGAACGACATATGGCGGCAACGGCACAACGACCTTTGCCCTCCCTGATCTTCGCGGCCGTCGCGCGGTTGGGCAAGGGCAGGGTCCAGGTCTTCCATTCTACTCTCTAGGCCAGATTGCGGGCACGGAGACGCATACCCTGACTGTGCCCGAACTTGGCGCGCACAGCCATGCGGGCACGGTTCGTGCTTTTCCAACCTATGGCGATGCGCCGAGACCCGTTCGCAACTACATCGCCAGGAGCGCGGACGGTTCCAACAATTACACGTCCAGCACCACACCGCCGAGCACGCTGATGGGGGCAGATGCGCTGCGCGTGGCCAATACCGGCGGTTCGCAACCGCATGAGAACCGGCCACCCTATCTGGCCATGAACTGGTGTGTGGCACTCGAAGGGATCTTCCCTTCGCGTAATTGA
- a CDS encoding phage tail protein, with translation MNIRKLASTSLIALAATLGAGSPVQAQAIDPLLGQLQLFGNTYCPRGWTEVAGQTLPISSNQALFALLGTTYGGNGQTTFQLPDLRGRAPIHSGTLPGGSNYQLGQQGGVESVSLLATQIAAHTHDGTLRAAPVAADTTNPVGNYLGIAGQSTLPYTASTTAPANNMGPNSLQIDPAGSSLPHNNMPPYLAMRYCIALQGVFPSRN, from the coding sequence ATGAACATTCGCAAATTGGCATCCACATCCTTGATTGCGCTAGCCGCTACTCTTGGTGCAGGATCTCCCGTCCAGGCTCAAGCCATCGACCCGTTGCTGGGTCAGCTCCAGCTGTTCGGAAACACTTACTGCCCCCGCGGCTGGACCGAAGTGGCGGGACAGACGCTACCCATTAGCAGCAACCAAGCCCTGTTCGCGCTTCTTGGCACAACCTACGGCGGTAACGGGCAGACCACGTTCCAGCTTCCGGACTTGCGTGGTCGCGCGCCGATCCATTCAGGGACTTTGCCCGGAGGTTCGAATTACCAGTTAGGTCAGCAAGGGGGGGTAGAAAGTGTCAGCCTCCTAGCAACGCAAATAGCGGCGCACACCCATGATGGCACGTTACGCGCGGCTCCGGTTGCCGCGGATACGACGAATCCGGTCGGAAACTATCTCGGGATCGCTGGGCAAAGCACTTTGCCGTATACGGCTAGCACAACGGCACCGGCCAATAACATGGGTCCCAACTCGTTGCAGATCGATCCCGCCGGCTCGTCGCTACCGCATAACAACATGCCCCCGTACCTCGCGATGCGCTACTGCATCGCGTTGCAGGGTGTTTTTCCGTCACGCAATTAA
- a CDS encoding bifunctional metallophosphatase/5'-nucleotidase: MPAKLIPLLLAATGLTACASVATDPAPVAVRIVAINDFHGNLEMPSGEYRFTENGQERSARLGGAAQLAATLQRLDTPDTLIVAAGDLIGASPLSSSLFLDEPSIRALSAMGLDIAAVGNHEFDRGIAELRRMQDGGCEANTRRQPCALEPFAGADFRYLAANVVDDAGATLFPATAMREVAGAKIGFIGMTLEGTPNYVAAQATAGYTFLDEADTANRLAGELRGQGADALVVLLHEGASVDPSYNLDGCPNIGGAVVPIIERLDPSIALVVSGHTHQAYVCTYTRADGSSVLLTSAGRYGTFVTEIAMNVDPASDRVTFASATNVPVDGRDGSHPAAEAIVRRYVEAAGPVANRQVGTITDTGERGEDCGDRPAQDFVADAYLMQGRAALAATGQGTVDMAFVNSGGVRTGFDGAADGVLTFGELAAMAPFGNGVIVLDMTGAQIRAVLEQQFCEEGGTVEVCDSVLIPSAGVAYTADTSREAGQRITALTLDGEPLDPDRRYRVATNSFLVGGGDGFALFAQVPVVANAGFDIDGLEAYVAQGNLMVPVCGRVRNVAAAD, translated from the coding sequence ATGCCCGCCAAGCTCATCCCGCTCCTGCTTGCAGCCACCGGCCTTACCGCCTGCGCCAGCGTCGCCACCGACCCCGCGCCGGTGGCCGTGCGGATCGTCGCGATCAATGATTTCCACGGCAACTTGGAAATGCCCTCGGGCGAATACCGCTTCACCGAGAACGGCCAGGAGCGCAGCGCGCGGCTGGGCGGGGCGGCGCAGCTGGCGGCGACCTTGCAACGGCTGGATACGCCCGACACCCTGATCGTTGCGGCGGGCGACCTGATCGGCGCCAGCCCGCTATCCAGCTCGCTGTTCCTGGACGAGCCCAGCATCCGCGCGCTCTCCGCGATGGGGCTGGACATCGCCGCCGTCGGCAACCACGAATTCGACCGCGGTATCGCCGAACTGCGCCGGATGCAGGACGGCGGATGCGAGGCAAACACCCGCCGCCAGCCCTGCGCGCTCGAACCGTTTGCCGGCGCGGATTTCCGCTACCTCGCGGCGAACGTCGTGGATGATGCGGGCGCCACGCTGTTTCCCGCCACCGCCATGCGCGAGGTCGCCGGCGCGAAGATCGGCTTCATCGGCATGACGCTGGAGGGCACGCCCAACTACGTCGCCGCGCAGGCCACCGCCGGCTACACATTCCTGGACGAAGCCGACACCGCCAACCGCCTGGCCGGCGAATTGCGCGGGCAGGGGGCAGACGCGCTGGTGGTGCTGCTGCACGAAGGGGCGAGCGTCGATCCGTCCTACAACCTCGATGGCTGCCCGAACATCGGCGGCGCAGTGGTGCCGATCATCGAACGCCTGGATCCCTCGATCGCGCTCGTCGTATCCGGGCACACCCACCAGGCCTACGTGTGCACCTACACCCGCGCCGACGGCTCCAGCGTGCTGCTTACCTCCGCTGGCCGTTACGGCACCTTCGTGACCGAGATCGCGATGAACGTCGATCCGGCAAGCGACCGCGTAACCTTTGCATCGGCAACCAACGTGCCGGTTGATGGCCGCGACGGCTCCCACCCGGCGGCAGAGGCGATCGTGCGCCGCTATGTCGAGGCGGCGGGTCCGGTCGCCAACCGGCAGGTCGGCACGATCACCGACACCGGCGAACGTGGGGAGGATTGCGGCGATCGCCCGGCGCAGGATTTCGTCGCCGACGCCTACCTGATGCAAGGGCGCGCGGCGCTGGCGGCAACGGGGCAGGGCACGGTCGATATGGCCTTCGTCAACTCGGGCGGCGTGCGTACCGGGTTCGACGGCGCGGCGGACGGGGTCCTGACCTTTGGCGAGCTCGCCGCGATGGCACCGTTCGGCAACGGGGTGATCGTGCTCGACATGACCGGTGCGCAGATCCGCGCGGTGCTGGAACAGCAGTTCTGCGAAGAAGGCGGCACGGTGGAGGTGTGCGATTCGGTGCTGATCCCCTCGGCAGGGGTCGCCTACACCGCCGATACGTCGCGCGAGGCTGGCCAGCGCATCACCGCCCTCACCCTGGACGGCGAGCCGCTGGACCCCGACCGCCGCTACCGCGTGGCGACCAACAGCTTCCTGGTCGGTGGTGGTGACGGTTTTGCGCTCTTCGCGCAGGTGCCGGTGGTGGCCAATGCGGGGTTCGATATCGACGGGCTGGAGGCCTACGTCGCGCAAGGCAATCTGATGGTGCCGGTGTGCGGCCGCGTGCGCAACGTCGCCGCTGCCGACTGA
- a CDS encoding type IV secretion system protein VirB3, whose translation MAEHLRSDTLFVALTRPQMFAGVTYSYFVINAVVAVELFLVFKSFWVLLAALVIHLFGMVVSLREPRIVDLWLTRVRHCPRVKNHDHWQCNSYRP comes from the coding sequence ATGGCCGAACACTTACGCAGCGACACCCTGTTCGTGGCCTTGACGCGCCCACAAATGTTCGCCGGCGTAACGTATAGTTATTTCGTCATCAACGCAGTCGTTGCGGTCGAGCTGTTCCTGGTTTTCAAAAGCTTCTGGGTACTGCTGGCGGCGCTTGTCATCCATCTGTTCGGCATGGTCGTATCGCTGCGCGAACCGCGCATTGTTGACTTATGGCTGACGCGCGTGCGGCATTGCCCGCGCGTGAAGAACCACGATCACTGGCAATGCAATTCCTATCGCCCGTGA
- a CDS encoding TrbC/VirB2 family protein: protein MMFDTFASAQPIDAAMSWITGILLGELAATLCVIAIAFVGYSMLTGRLAIRRGAQVVLGCFVLLGAPAIADGMIGLWDPDWRDEAQGAQTVVFEARPRGELVPADYSPYLGPTAVAPPEGQEPVP, encoded by the coding sequence ATGATGTTCGACACCTTTGCCAGTGCCCAACCGATCGATGCGGCGATGAGCTGGATTACCGGAATACTGCTGGGCGAACTGGCGGCGACTTTGTGCGTCATCGCCATCGCCTTTGTCGGCTATTCTATGCTGACGGGCCGGTTGGCGATTCGGCGCGGGGCACAGGTCGTGCTGGGTTGTTTTGTGCTGCTTGGCGCGCCTGCCATTGCCGATGGCATGATCGGGTTGTGGGATCCTGACTGGCGTGATGAGGCGCAAGGTGCGCAAACAGTTGTCTTCGAAGCCCGACCGCGCGGCGAACTCGTGCCTGCGGATTACAGCCCGTACCTCGGCCCGACCGCTGTCGCTCCGCCCGAGGGGCAAGAGCCTGTTCCCTGA